The genomic interval GGAGCCTGTTCTGTCTTATGAATATGCTGATGGCGATAAGCCTGACGCAGGTCGTCCGAATCTTGATTTGATAGAAGAGAGCGGCAGGAGAAATGTTGTATCCGTCTCAGTAATAAACCGGCTGATTTCCATGAAGGATGACAGGAGGTTTGAACCTCTCTACTTAAAATTGACACAACGTTATTATGTCAATCCGGATGTGTCAGGAAGTCTGAACAATAAATTTTCGGATACGAGGATTGAGGCTGTATTGCGGTTGAGTGATAAAATATCCGCAGAAACAGATACCGTGTATAGTCACGATGACAGTGAAATTACTTCATTCAATTCAGATCTGAAGGTGGCAGGCGGAAGAAGCTATATAAATTTGGGGCAGAGATATTCAAGGGAAACCTCCATTAAATTTTATACAGCAGAGGCCGGCATAGTCAGTGATAACATAACCAATTCATTAAAGGTCTGGTATGATGACGCTGATCATGTGCTGAGAGAGACGAATTATACCCTGAGATATATGGAGCAGTGCTGGGGTATATCATTTTCATACAATTACAGACCTGAAGAGAAGCAATTCAGCGTATTGCTTAATCTGAAGGGTGTGGGTTCAGCAGGCAGGATTTAATTTCGGCTTCTCCTGATTTCCACTTCAAATGAGCCTCTTATATTATCCACGGGGACAGAACACTTTCGCAGGCGTATAAGGATTTCTGAGACATCATATTTGGCCATTATTTCCCCGGCCATCTTCTCTGCCAGAGTTTCCAGCAGGTTTAATTTACTCCCGCTTCCGATAGAAACTATCAGACGGGATACACTGACATAATCAATTGAATCCTGAAGCATGTCAGAGGTTGAAGCCAAAGTGAAGTCAACGGACAGCTCGATGTCGGCAGAAAGTCTCTGCCCGGCTGTTCTCTCCTCTTCAGTTATTCCACAATGGCCGATGAACTCTATGTCCCTGACTATGAGCTTGTCCAACCTAATCTCGTCCAAAGATTGTTTTAAGGATATTGAAGACAAATAAATAGGCGCCTATTGCGTAACAGAGGGCTGCTATGGAGAAAATAAGACGTATGGAAGGCGACCAGGTATAGCGGGTCAGCGGCCATGAG from Nitrospirota bacterium carries:
- the folB gene encoding dihydroneopterin aldolase; the encoded protein is MDKLIVRDIEFIGHCGITEEERTAGQRLSADIELSVDFTLASTSDMLQDSIDYVSVSRLIVSIGSGSKLNLLETLAEKMAGEIMAKYDVSEILIRLRKCSVPVDNIRGSFEVEIRRSRN